The genomic DNA tgcacgtgctctctctctctcaaataaataaaatcttttaaaaaataataatggacaAGTTGGGGTGGCGGGGCGGGTAGATATACCTGCAACTGGCTGAGTCAGGGGGtagaggccagggtgggggccATCCTCCATGGGAATCCCAAAGTAGAAGAGGAAGTCCAGGGATGTCTGAGCTGAGGACGGCCAAGGCAATCAGAGAACTTCCTGAGATGAATGTGACTGGTCGTGCTCTCTGAGCTCTGCAGCCTTCCCTTCCCAGGAACACCTCCCCCCTTACCTTGCACTCTCACCCGGGGCGTGCCCTCAGCTGTGACCTGGATCTCCCAGGTCCCTGTCTGGGGGGGGTCATGCACGGTAACTATCCAGAACTGCCCAAAGCGGCGCGTGTGACCTAGAGGCCCCTCGCCTTCCTCCTGGCCCTGGGAGACCCCTGATGGGAGTAGGAGAGCACGAGATTGGCACGTGAGACAATTCCCGTCCCTTAGTACGTCACCCTTCATCCTCCTccattcttccctctgccccgAGACACACACGGGGAAGTACCTGCAGGGTTCCTGATCCAGAAGCTGCTGACCTCCCTGTGGATCCGAACCGTGACCCTCTGGAGCAGCGCATCCACCCTGAACACGAGCGGCCTCCCAGACACCACAGCGGGAGGTTCCAGGGGAAGGGTAACCTAACAAAATGGGGGAGAAGATTAAGCAGTAAACGAGGTGGGAACAAAGACAGGAGAAGTGTGGAGACAGGAAGAAACTAAGTCACACATGAGAAGGGAGGCCCGTGATAGAGAGGGGCACAGGACCAGGGATGGAGTTACGGTCAATGACAAAGTAGAGGCAAGGGACTGAGGGTGAGGCAATCGCTTCTTGCCCCTCCTTAAAAGATGGCAGGACTTCCTGTGGTAGCCCTGAGGACAGACTACTGGAGGCCAAGGTTGGGGGACAGGGGGCAGTATTCATAGGGAAGGAGCTATGTGGAAGGTGGGTAGCCATGGATCTCAGGGGGAGAGAAACTTCCTTTCCCACCCTCTGACTGCAGGATTAAACCATTAACCTATGAGAAAGAAAGGCTGTGTCACCCACACCCGTAGTTCTCAGCTGAAAGAATTAGCCCCTCTGGTGCCCATACTTACTCACCAGGTCAGCCATGCTGTCCCCAACAATGGCGGCCACATCCTGAATGTGCTGGTCTTTGGTGAAGATGACCTCTCCTCCTGAGGCCAAGGCCACTGCTTCATAGGGCTCAAAACGCAGAGGGGATAAGACCTCACGCCGAGCTCGGCCCTGAAGCCTCGATGGGTCTTCAGTCACCAGGAACGTCACCTGTGACCAGAAGAGAGGCCAGTACTTGAGTACTCCCAGTGCCGTCTACCACTGTAAATGGGGGTCTCCCGTGCCCAAGCGATGCAGAGCTGATGACTAGTGGCGAGGTCCCTGTCTGCCCTCTGACTGCCGCTGCGGGGTCTCCCAGTGACACAGCCCCTAGGCCTTCACTTAGTCGTTGCCACTCTCTTGTAACTGTCACCATATGTCACCCACATAGCGGATTGTTGGCAACTAGTTCTCCAGTTCTTCAAGTGGCTTGTTGGCAACAGGTTCGAATATGAATTCAGCATCAGAGAAGGGATCCGGAAACGTTATACCCATTGTCTGCTTCTCCCGCCCCAGGCCAAGGCTGGTTCAGCCACCAGAGTGTGGGGCGATGCTCTTTACGAGACTGTCGTCACGGGGTTCCCCGCATCCCTGGGTGGCTACGTCGGGCCTCCCATCAGCTGTGCTCACTCTGCAGTGCCGCTCCTGAGTCAGGGATTCCACGCGGTTGGTGAGAATGGCGTCCTTGGGGGAGGCGTCAGTGAAGACAAAGATGTCGGAGCGTGGaggggtgtgcagcagagccagcTGGCAGAGAGCGACAGCACTGCTATTACAAATGGCAGCAGCGGGGTAATGGGTAGAACCAGGGAGGAGAGAACTGAAGGAAACAGGACCCTGGAACCCTGGAGGGAAGCTAGGGGGACTAGGCTCTgaaggtggggtgggaggtggaggtcCCAGGAAGGCTCTCGTTCCCCTTGGTGGTGGGAcctggaaagggagggagaagaaggggagggggagggcagaccTCCAGGGCTGACAGGCACATTTCAGGCTCATCTCCACCCCCCAAGGCATGGATCTCATTGAGTTGTTGCCAGAAGCTGTCAGGGTCACTGGTTGTAAAGACAGGGCCAAACCCtggggaggcagaaaggaggTTGAGGTGAGTGAGGAGAGGGGTCCCTTATCCCTCCCTACCCAGGACCACCTCCCCGGTCAAGAGGCCTGCTGTGCTCCAGGGGTGAACAAGTATTGAAATAACAATATTCCCATATATTTATATGGGCAGGGCAAGGGCAAAGGCTAGTTACCCTTGGGGGGAAAGTGGACCTCATTTCCTTAGCAAAATGGCAGCATCTCCTGTGGTCCTGAGTGGGCCTCTATTGGGTATGTGTGTATGAAAAACAcctggggcctcagttttctcaccagaaaagccagaaaaataaCAGTACTTACCTCAGAGTGTCATTAGGACTAAATGAGTTGattttgtaaattttagaatagtGCTTTGACCCATAATAAGTGCTAAATTCTTAATTATTCAAAACATCATCAAATATGTGTTAAGCCCATATTAAATGCCAGCTACTGTAAGATTTATGCAGGCAAATCGGACTCAACTCCTGCCCGTAGGGAATCCTCAGTCCTATGGGTATTTTATTGGATGGTCATTTCAACCCTAGGAGATAGGCAGGATAAGACAAGTACTgacccattttatggatgatgaAATTGAGGCCAAAAAGGCTAAATGATCAGCCTAACGATGCACAGTGACTGGTCGGCCCAGGTCAGATGGACTGACTTCCAGTTCAGTGGGGGAAGGAAATACACTATAACTAGCTGTCTCAGAGGCTTCATGGGGGCCTGCACCCACCAGCCCACGTCCTCATCAAACCTCCGGCTACAGGAAATGGAGAGAATTGAGAATGGCTGATTAGCATGGAAGCAGAGGCCCCTGCCTAAGCACGGACCGCGATTACCCTCATGTGGAAAGTGCTACTGTTTTGGAAACAGCAGAGTGGCCGATGGTTTCCTATATGCACACAGGTACCACAAAAGACTCAACCACAGGAAGCGTCACCATTTTGTTGAGGAAGTGGAGCCATGAGGCCCACGTCCCCATCAGTGGCATTCACCCCTTGCCCTGgacttcccttccttccactatCCTCGCCAGACCGGTTACCTGGATCATGGAAAGGCACCAGGACGTAGTGGACAGGCTCCATGGGGCTGCCCCGTCGCTGTCCCACAATGTGGCGAGCCTGGATTTTGGCAGCATTGATCTCCTCACCCATGCTGCCCGTGGTGTCCAGGACGAAGCTCAGGCTGGAGGCCGGGCTGATGTCCAGCAGTCTGGGGAGCAGGccggagacccagggaagagtctGCACGTTTGTCCCCAGCCCCTGTTCACTCAGGTCCCCCAGGAGCACACGTCCGTTGAGGAGTGCATCTCACAGAGGCCACTCACCTGGAGAAACCCTTGTCTCCCAGGCGGTTTCTCAGGAGACCGAAGGCCTGGACGGAGGCCAGAAGGGCCAGTTTTGCCGCCTGGAGGTGCAGCgtgtggtggggagagaagcCCGGGGACGTGCTATCCTTGTTGATGCCTCCCCGCGGTGGCTGGGAGCTGCTCCGGTCAAAACGGCCCCCATGGCTACACTTCCCTGGGTTGGGGAAAGAGATCTGGAGGATGAAGGTAAACAAGCCACTGCCTCCTAAGAAAACGAGGCCCTCTTTGACTCGCCTGATCTCTCAGTCTTCAGCAAAGGATCAGCAAGAAAGATGATGTTTTGTGGAGGGCAAATCTGGAGTAAATCTGGAGGGGTCAGTCATCACAGTACACGGTGGATCCCCTGATCCCTCCAGTCAGCCCCCCAAAGCTGCCGCTGGGTAACGGAGAAGTCTCACCGGCTGAGTGAGAAGATCTTCCCCTACCCGACAGTTCCCAACATCCTCGCCTTTTTCCAGGATGCAATGCCATTTCCCAGGAAATGGGACAAGGGCCTACAGTTCTGAGGTCCCCAGGGAGAGGgccaggggaagggaaaggacttTCTCCCCTTACTTCTGCCTGGTACCTGGAGGTTTGGAGGGATGAGCTCCAAAGTAGCCAGACGTGAGCAGTGTAAAGCCCAGCAAATTCCCGGGGCAGCTCAACTCCTCACAATCAGAGCAGGTAGGATCGCCCACTGGGAAGAGAGGACAGGGGTCTAGAGCCCAGGATTCTGCCACCACTGACCTTTATCCCCATCCATCCAAACTTTGGCTTTCCCCCCAGTTGGCCAAAGCCCATATGTACCCTTCTAGGCTTTCTGAACAAAAACCTGGAGATCGTCTGGTGATAAGACTGAGTGTTTGAGATGGGGACTGTGCTAGGAAACCCAGAAGCGTGGGAAGCAGTACTGCAGGGACTGAGCCCTCTGTGAGCTGTGGACACGAGCCAACTTGTAGTGGGCAGGAGGCAGCTTCTGGTCATAGTTAGGTGAAAGGAAGAGGGACTGTATGCTCCATGCCATGTTGGTGGAGGAAGCCACATGAAAGAGGACTCAACTGAGGTCTGCAGACCTTGGTCCTGGCTCTGTCCtcccctgtgtgaccttggggaagctATCTAAGTGACCTGGCCTTTGGCTGGGCTGGGGGACTTCACGGGTCGTTCCAGAGGAGAAGCAACCTCACATCCTATGTGACCTGAGGATGTGACAGCGGCTGGGTAGGCTGACAGGACGCGGCTCTGTGGgtttcccccagccccagggtcaTGGTGGTACCTTGTGCCAGGCTCCGGAGCTCCTGCCTTGGCCAGAGGAGGTGAGGGTGTGGCTGCTGCTGCCCCAGTTCCACCCAGTTGCTGTGACTGTAGAaatcctggggggagggggcagaggggactGTCGTCACAATCCCCAGCCCTTGCTCCCACTCCTTGGAGTTCCCCATCTGGAATGCCTCCTCTTACCCCCGCTGCTGCCGCTGTCAGATACCCCACGTGCCCTCCATGCCCTCTGCCTGTTGCCTAGGAGGGAGCTTTCCCCAAGTGGGAGTCTCCCAGCGTCTCCTCCCATCTCGCCCGGATCCCCCGGCCCACCTCAGACCTCTcgcttccctcttctctcctgccgAGCTGCTGCCGGCTGGAGGGGGGGCAGGGACGAGGGACCAGCCTCAGGGCTTTGGCAAGCAGTGCCCCATCCCTTCTGGAGCAGGGAGAGGTGTGATCAAGGAGGCACCGTGAGGAAGCCTCTGTCTGGGGGATGGGAAGAGCTGGAGTGAAGACCCCTTGACCATTTCAGGCTGTTCTCACCTGCAAAGCATGGAGCGCGGCCCCGAGGCGCTGGCGGGCCAGGGTGTGCTCCAGGGCTCTGGCCGCCACCAGGGCCTCCCGGAGAGCCCCTACCAGGCGCGTGCGCCCCTGGCCCAGCCGCTCGGCATCGAAGTGCAGGTCGGGGTCATTCCTGGATGTTGGCAGGAAGTCCTGGGCTGCGTTGGCACGAGACACCTCACCTAAGGCTGCTCGGAACCGCCGGGAAGGAAACCCAGGTCCAAAGTAGGCAGCAAAGAGGTCGTCGGCAAGGAGGGTGCGGCCCTGGAGAGAGGTTAGGGGACAGGGGCCCCTGGGATTGGACCATTGCCCGCATTTCCTCGGCAACTGTCACTCGGGTTAGGTGTGCCAGGAATTGAGAGTACTGGGCCCCACAAGGGAGCTGGGTCCTACGAGGGAGGGGCAATTCTGGACCTTTCTAAGGGGTGGGgattcttgatttcaggaccAGGACTCTTAGCTATTGTCATTGCAGGGGGTAGAGGTGGGGAGGCGAGTTAGTGGGGATGTCCCTTCTCTTGGCAAGCAGGGCCCTCAGGGAGTAGAAGTCCAGGGAACTGGGGAATCCAGCTGAGACAGGACCTGGGGACGCTCACCAGGAAGTCCTCAAGACGAAGTGGGGGCCGACCTGGGGGCGGCTGCTCCAGGAAGAGCTGCAGGGTGACGTTGAGGGCCGCCTCCTCGGTCAGGTCCTGGTGGGTGACGGAGCCCGGGGCAGCCAGGAGGCTCCAGATGTTGGGGAAGAAGGAGGATGTGGGgggcaacagcagcagcagcagcagcgcggACGGACTCAGGTGGGAGAGGGGCACGTCTGCTGGGAGCATGGCTGGGACATGGACCTGGGGGACAGAGGCTCTCAAGGGTAGGAAGCAGCTGCAAATCCAGGGTGGGTCTGGCTGTTTGTCTCCCTGGGCACCTGCTTTGCCTCGAGCACCTGACGGGTCACAAGCTggcttcccccctctcccctctgttgCCCAGATAACTTGAGGGCCTTATCAGGCTAATAGGGACAGACACCTGCAGGAGACGGGCTGAGGCTGCTCCCCTagaacccccctccccacccccagactgaTACCCCCCCATACCCCCGTACATACAGAAAGTCTGAGTCCCCTCTCCAGGCCTCTCCCCTACCTGGTTGCTGGGTCTCCGTAGGGCCGCTGTGGTGTGGCGTCACAGGGCACTTAGGTCAGAGTTATAATTAACCTAAGTGGGACtcagtggagggggagggaggcctgggcgggggcggggggggcgcaGCACCGGCAGCCCCTGGCCCCTCTACTCATGTCCGCCCAAGGCCGCAAGCAGCAGCTGGCACCAGGGCGGGCCTCCCTCAGCAGCAGTGCAGAGGTGAGTGGAGAagagctgggaggaggaagggagtgagCAACATGACTCAGGCCTGGCTCAGTGCCAGGGACAGACCCAGACAGACGCACCTCTCTGCCCATCCAGCGCCTCTGGCTTGGCCTGCAGCCCTAGCACTGCTCGCGCCCACTGCGTCCGAGGGTGCAGGCATCCGGGCCCTCagcacccctccccagccccagcacacaCAGACAACAGATGGCTTTgtggtaaaatattttattgctgcCACCCCCACGGTGGACACTGGGGGTTATGAGGATTGGAGTCGGGTGTATCACAGCATCTTCTGGAATAGCGCAATGGCCTCATCTACCTTCCTGAGCTCTGCTTCTGTCTGTTGGAGCTGGGggtggaagaagagagaggaggtggtgggTGGTGAGGACCCAGGCCCAAGAGAGGAGACAAATGCCAGGAGCGGGGGCacagcccagggtcacacaggtgACCCACAATGCCCACAATGGCCGAGGGGTCCGAGTAGGAAAGATGGGTGAGGACCACAGGCAGGGAGTACTTCGGGGACTGTGTGAGCTTGGCCGGCCTGCATCCCCCTAattctccccagcctccccagcagcACCCGTCTTCTCTTCCAGCATCACTGACCTCCCAGGTCTTGCCTTCTGCTAGAGTGGTCAGTCCCCAAAAacaaaggggcctcagggccagCAGCCCCGTCCCCAGGTGGATAGTGGAGCACAGAGGTTAGGGATGCAGGCTCCTAGGCAGGCGCTGGGCCTCCGTTTGTAAAATGGCAACGGTAATACCCCAAGCCCTGCGCGGGCTTCCAGGAGAACGGACACAGCCCCACTCAGCCGCCAAGGCTCCTAACTCGGCCTCTGCTCATGTCTCTCTGCGTCCACACGGTTCACCCCACTGCTCCTCTCTGGAGACCCCAGGTGAACCCGCTGGGCTTCCTGACTATAGGTGGTCCCCAGACCGGCCCCCGGCCATGTGGGATGCCACGTTCCGGGCACTGGGTGAGGCACAAGGGCTCTGGCTGGGAGGCAGGATACCTGGTTCTAGGTCTGCCTCCCACCCTCACCTTGCTAGTGTGACCCCGGGCTGTGCCCCCGCTGCTGCCTGCCCCTCGTGTAAGAGGACAGATTACATGGACCCCACCTGCTCAAGGGGCTCAGGCTACCGGCTCCCCCGTGACTGCCCAGGGCCGGGCAGAGTGCAGCTGTGGGACGGGGTGTGATGATGGAGGGAGCGGCCGGTGAGGGACACGAAGGAGTGcccacccacaccacacaccTTGGCTCTGTCTGCCTCCTGGACTTCAAGGGGCACCTTGCTAGGGTAGCCCGAGGCAGCGCGGCGCTCCCGCAGACGCTGTGCCTGGCGCTGTGCCTCGCTGCGCTTGGCCTGCAGCTTGC from Ursus arctos isolate Adak ecotype North America unplaced genomic scaffold, UrsArc2.0 scaffold_31, whole genome shotgun sequence includes the following:
- the VWA7 gene encoding von Willebrand factor A domain-containing protein 7 isoform X2; protein product: MLPADVPLSHLSPSALLLLLLLPPTSSFFPNIWSLLAAPGSVTHQDLTEEAALNVTLQLFLEQPPPGRPPLRLEDFLGRTLLADDLFAAYFGPGFPSRRFRAALGEVSRANAAQDFLPTSRNDPDLHFDAERLGQGRTRLVGALREALVAARALEHTLARQRLGAALHALQDFYSHSNWVELGQQQPHPHLLWPRQELRSLAQVGDPTCSDCEELSCPGNLLGFTLLTSGYFGAHPSKPPGKCSHGGRFDRSSSQPPRGGINKDSTSPGFSPHHTLHLQAAKLALLASVQAFGLLRNRLGDKGFSRLLDISPASSLSFVLDTTGSMGEEINAAKIQARHIVGQRRGSPMEPVHYVLVPFHDPGFGPVFTTSDPDSFWQQLNEIHALGGGDEPEMCLSALELALLHTPPRSDIFVFTDASPKDAILTNRVESLTQERHCRVTFLVTEDPSRLQGRARREVLSPLRFEPYEAVALASGGEVIFTKDQHIQDVAAIVGDSMADLVTLPLEPPAVVSGRPLVFRVDALLQRVTVRIHREVSSFWIRNPAAQTSLDFLFYFGIPMEDGPHPGLYPLTQPVAGLQTQLLVEVTGLGSRRKPGDPWPHFSHVVLRGVPEGAERGRVPLEPLGPRERGLLAASLPPALLSTAGPFSLELIGRDGEGRRLHRAAPQPCTVLPVLLELGGSPGFLAPGSRALLSVRVASFSGPQDLDLRTSVSPSFPLTSNLSRVRLEPNETAWGRLWLEVPDSAAPDSVVAVTVTATGREASPVPPTHAFLRLLVLGPALQDPLAAPAHSSGPILPSTSPASTWVTWGRAGGGRVGNPWWGTVGGVLLLLDLASW
- the VWA7 gene encoding von Willebrand factor A domain-containing protein 7 isoform X1, which produces MLPADVPLSHLSPSALLLLLLLPPTSSFFPNIWSLLAAPGSVTHQDLTEEAALNVTLQLFLEQPPPGRPPLRLEDFLGRTLLADDLFAAYFGPGFPSRRFRAALGEVSRANAAQDFLPTSRNDPDLHFDAERLGQGRTRLVGALREALVAARALEHTLARQRLGAALHALQDFYSHSNWVELGQQQPHPHLLWPRQELRSLAQVGDPTCSDCEELSCPGNLLGFTLLTSGYFGAHPSKPPGKCSHGGRFDRSSSQPPRGGINKDSTSPGFSPHHTLHLQAAKLALLASVQAFGLLRNRLGDKGFSRLLDISPASSLSFVLDTTGSMGEEINAAKIQARHIVGQRRGSPMEPVHYVLVPFHDPGFGPVFTTSDPDSFWQQLNEIHALGGGDEPEMCLSALELALLHTPPRSDIFVFTDASPKDAILTNRVESLTQERHCRVTFLVTEDPSRLQGRARREVLSPLRFEPYEAVALASGGEVIFTKDQHIQDVAAIVGDSMADLVTLPLEPPAVVSGRPLVFRVDALLQRVTVRIHREVSSFWIRNPAGVSQGQEEGEGPLGHTRRFGQFWIVTVHDPPQTGTWEIQVTAEGTPRVRVQAQTSLDFLFYFGIPMEDGPHPGLYPLTQPVAGLQTQLLVEVTGLGSRRKPGDPWPHFSHVVLRGVPEGAERGRVPLEPLGPRERGLLAASLPPALLSTAGPFSLELIGRDGEGRRLHRAAPQPCTVLPVLLELGGSPGFLAPGSRALLSVRVASFSGPQDLDLRTSVSPSFPLTSNLSRVRLEPNETAWGRLWLEVPDSAAPDSVVAVTVTATGREASPVPPTHAFLRLLVLGPALQDPLAAPAHSSGPILPSTSPASTWVTWGRAGGGRVGNPWWGTVGGVLLLLDLASW
- the VWA7 gene encoding von Willebrand factor A domain-containing protein 7 isoform X3 — its product is MLPADVPLSHLSPSALLLLLLLPPTSSFFPNIWSLLAAPGSVTHQDLTEEAALNVTLQLFLEQPPPGRPPLRLEDFLGRTLLADDLFAAYFGPGFPSRRFRAALGEVSRANAAQDFLPTSRNDPDLHFDAERLGQGRTRLVGALREALVAARALEHTLARQRLGAALHALQDFYSHSNWVELGQQQPHPHLLWPRQELRSLAQVGDPTCSDCEELSCPGNLLGFTLLTSGYFGAHPSKPPGKCSHGGRFDRSSSQPPRGGINKDSTSPGFSPHHTLHLQAAKLALLASVQAFGLLRNRLGDKGFSRLLDISPASSLSFVLDTTGSMGEEINAAKIQARHIVGQRRGSPMEPVHYVLVPFHDPGFGPVFTTSDPDSFWQQLNEIHALGGGDEPEMCLSALELALLHTPPRSDIFVFTDASPKDAILTNRVESLTQERHCRVTFLVTEDPSRLQGRARREVLSPLRFEPYEAVALASGGEVIFTKDQHIQDVAAIVGDSMADLVTLPLEPPAVVSGRPLVFRVDALLQRVTVRIHREVSSFWIRNPAGLQTQLLVEVTGLGSRRKPGDPWPHFSHVVLRGVPEGAERGRVPLEPLGPRERGLLAASLPPALLSTAGPFSLELIGRDGEGRRLHRAAPQPCTVLPVLLELGGSPGFLAPGSRALLSVRVASFSGPQDLDLRTSVSPSFPLTSNLSRVRLEPNETAWGRLWLEVPDSAAPDSVVAVTVTATGREASPVPPTHAFLRLLVLGPALQDPLAAPAHSSGPILPSTSPASTWVTWGRAGGGRVGNPWWGTVGGVLLLLDLASW